The region GGCGCGGGGCGGCGGGGCGGGCCTTTCTTTGTCTGCAGCGCGGATGGGCTGCGCCATTTCTGTGCCCACGTCGCGGGTCTCCGCCATCTTGTCGTTTTTGCGGGCAGCTGACGGGGGTGTGTGACTTGAGGGGCGGAAGAGAAGAGGGTGTTGGGGTTTCTGTAAGGGCAGAGGCGACATGCCGACTTCTCAAGGAAGAAGTGGGTCTCCAGGTAGAGCAGAAGGGAGATGAGGCCTTTGCTCACCTTCAAGAATTCTGACGGGAGGTGCAAATGTCAGAGGGTGGTGTTAACTTGAATTCAGGGCTTGAGTCCTTAAGGTCTTCTGTAACTTAGTTTTCAAGACCCTGCCTTGGAGCCCCATCCTGGAGTGGGCTAAATAAAGTTTGTAATTAACCCAAAATACCTCAACACTTGTTCCCTAAGGCTGACGTACTGTGTGTTAATGAAGCCCATTTCTTCATATGGTTATTTGCGATTTTCTTAGTGTTCAGTATTCCTAAGTCATCTTAAATGACTCGCAGCAGATTTGTTCAAACCTGACACCGTCGTTGCATATGTTGCTTAGCTTTATTTTCTCCCAGAACATTTCCTTTTCTCGTGCCTCCTACTAAAGGATTTGCATCTTAGCAATGTTCATGGTTCAGGGTCATTAGTAGGTATAGCTAGTTCAGGAAAGATTGGGGCCCTCTTCGTGTTAATGAGTTTGGAGGTCCATCTCAAGACCACTACTGTGTGGAAGTATGACAGTGAGAAGTTGGGGGTCAGTTGAGTTTTGTGTTTTCCTGTCTTTGAAGGTAAGTGGCCTTGATTGCACAGGGGCCAGGGTTCCCATGATGTCTAGCACTGGGCTCTGATCATTCCTGAGGACACAGTGCTCTCCAGGACCTTTGACACCTGGGGGTCTGAGGAACCCTGGTTTTGATGGTCTGGACATATGAACAGTTTCTTCCACACCCTCATCAAGTCCTTCCTATGTTACAGGTCTACCTTCTAGCTGAGGGGTTACCCACCATCCCGTCTTGGTAAGAAGCCTTGCTCCAATGCCCTGATTCATCCAGGTCTAAATTACAAGATGTCTTACACATGTGCCAGCAGTCTTACTCAGTATTACATATTAAAACCATTTTATAGCCATGGGAACCCAGTCAGCTACTTATACATCCAGACCCTAGTTCTGCTGTTCCTTGGCTTTATAGAGGTCATTTGCTGTATTCATAAGGTGGGTGCATCTTCAGGAGCAGATGGTCTGAATCCTTTGCACAGTTGGGTGGTGCTGGGGGCATTTCCTGCTTTCCAAAGGCAAAGGGTTGAATAAGATGGGGAAGAAGAAAAGTCTTTGGGTTTTAAGGAGAAGGAGTAATCAAAAACTTTTCAGACTGAACAGAGGAAATGAAACATTGACTCAGCATTATTATTGCCTCTCATGTTGCAGGTTTTGTGGACTGGGTACAGTGTACCTTTAAGCAAAACAGTAGCTTACAGTCAAACATTTGGATATAATTTGATAATTGAAGGAACCCTAAATTTACATAATAGCCATTGTAAAAATATCAGGATTTATCTTGAATGTTTTGTGTTTAAAAGAGCTACATCATAAGATAGGTATATATTTGTCATTGGAAAAGAAACGAGTGTTCTCAGATCCAGGATTTTCTATTGCTCTTGGGGTGTCGAGAGTAGGGAGGACAATGGCTGCAATGAAATAGACCTGAAAGTGTATCTCTGTGCTCTTGGAGACTTAAGACTTTTGATAATCCAGGTTGTCCCCTGCAGAGCACTGAACAGGTATGGATGTGGGGAAGTCCTGGAGAAAGGGAGTCAGCATGGTGCTATTTGGGCAGGGATGTCAGGTGAGCAGAGGAAAGAAACACCTTGAGAAACATGAACTCTGAGCTCTACCAGAGTCCCAGTGGAAGGTTGAGGCCCTGTTCTGGTTTTCACAGAAAAGTCCTGGTGAGGTCACTTTCCAAGTTAGAGTAACTGGTGGTGCCAGGTAAGCTGCAAGACTTGGTTAGGGAAAAAGCAGACCTGGGCTTCGGATCTGCCACTTGCCTGTAGGCTGCCCATAAGTACCTCCAGTCCAACCTTCCATGTGGAGGAGTGGCCTCAGGGTGGCTTAGGTTATTTGACTGCAGATCATCTGAATAAGGGGGTAACACCAGGACCCCTGTGATGTCTAGCACTGGGCTCTGACCATTCTTTGAGGATAAGGTGCCCCCCAGGACCTTTGACACCTGGGGGTCTGAGGGGTCCTGGCTCCTGGTAGGGGATGGATTGGGATAACAATGATTTACCTGTACCTCATGgaccttttttccctccccttctcctttctgTCTACAGGTGGCTTCTCCAGGTGTCCTGCTGCCCAGCTTTCCCTCCTGGTAAGGGCAGAGGAGCTGCCTGTTGGTAGGGAGTGCAGCTCAGCATCCTGTACTTTGAAGCAGTGGCTTCCTTAATCTCCATAGTAACCCTGTGCTGGGAGGGCTGTGCTGGGCCTGGGTTGCTATCCTATCAGGGTTGAGCTTGGGGACCCCATGATATTCAGCACTGTGCTCTAACTGCCCCTGAAGATACAGTGCCATCCAGGACCTTAGACACCTAGGGATCTGAGGGCCCCCACTCCAGGGAGGTGCTGGGTGGGGTGTGGCCCTTTCTACTTCCAGCTTTTGCAGCAGTGCCCTTCCTGACCCTCTTGCTCTTCCCTGCCTTGGGGCAGCTGTGGCCATGGCTGAGAGAGTGCTGGCACCCACCCAGATGGGCCGGGGAGACCGCTACTATACATATACTGAGCTCCTGGCCATTTCTCGGCGCTTCAAGCAGAACCCCAACGAGCTTATGATCACCTGGATCCTGCGGGTGTATGACCAGGGGGGCCCAGCTCTGTCCTTGAATTCTGGGGAGCTGGCACTGCTGGGTGACCTAACCCATGATGCCATCTTCAACTACCACTGCAAGACGCTGCGGGGTGGCTGTAAGACACTGCTCACCTGGCTACTACAGGCCTGGCGCCAGCGCTGGGAATCCTTCCTGCACTTTGAGGCCACTGAACTGCCTTTCCGTCCCTGGACCACTATGGAGGAGGGCATCCAGCTGGTGCGTGAGCTGGGCATGCTCGACTGGATCTACCGCGAGCTGCCTTCGCCACTCTCACCTCCTGAGCCCGAGTATGCAGCGCCAGAGGACGTGCCTTTCACTCAGGGCCTGCAGAGACGCCTGCTTACAGCTGCGCCCTCAGAACTGCGGCTCTCACTGGTCAGCCTGCTGGTCAAGGGCATGACCGTGCTGGAGGCCGTGATGGAGATCCAGACAATTGCTGATGTGGGTTTGCTGTGGCGCCAGAGCCAGCCAGGCCGTGCCAAGCTCATGCTGGGGCCTAACCCCACACGCAAGGACCTCACAGGCTGGCTACTCAGCCATGGGGTGCCCAGGGAGAGAGTGGATAAGCAGCCCACCAAGGTCCTCCTGGAGCTGTACATCAAAGAGGCCAAGCGCAGCCGCAGCCAGCCAGTCTATGGGCTAGGAGAGGAGCAGCCGCCTCCACCTCCCTACTCTGACCAGGCCTGTGGGGAGGAGCCGCCCATACTCCATGACTAGCCCCTTCcagtgggtggggtgggaggcCAAACTCCAGAAGAGCTGCTTTCAGCCCAGAGCTCAGGGAGGACCTTTGCCTACACCTTTCCCATGTATCTCAAGCATTTGTAGGTCATGTTCAGAGACCCTAAAAAAGAAAGGGGTGTCTTGTCCCTGGCTACTCCATTTGTAGAGATGTTAAGGGAGTAGCTACAAAAACAGCCACTTGCCCAACTGGGCCTTGGAGTGCGTTGTGCCAATTTGTTCATCTTGGCCTGGCTGCAGGGTGATTGGGCACAGTAGTGACTCATCCTCTGCCATTTGAGCCAAAAGCACTAGGGGCCAATTGAATACCCCATAGCCTATAACACCTggcatctttttactttttttaggtTTTAGAGgcaatatttttacttaatatgtTAAGCATGTGTGACATTTTGGTTTTAGTGAAGGTCATTGCCTTTTCTAACTATTGTAATGCTTCCATTTTAAGGTGTGCTTTGCTGAGTGCCTCCCAGGGAGGGGCAGCCATCCCTCCAGGTGGGTCTGGTTTCTCAAATTTGTACATCTGGCCTTGGGCCAGTGTCTGAGGTAGGTTTAGGGGGATCTGAACCAGGATCACAGGTCTGGGGACAACTGGTGCTGTTTTCATAGGTACCCAATAAATGGTACGCATATCACCCTTTGTGAGCTGTGGTATTTGCTGACCTGACATGGGCTGGGTCTGAGGTAGAGGAGATACATATGGGCTTGTCCACCTTCAGGGCCATCTCCATTGCAGTGATCTGCTGGAAGTGTGAGCCTGATGTGACCAGGTGGGAACTGATCCTAGCAATAGGATGGTCCCCCACCCCATGGGGTCTGTCAACCTGCTACAAGCATGAAACAACCTCCCAGGGCCAGAAAGTACAAATGGGTCACAGCTGTTGCCTTCATTATTGGAGGCCCTGTGGTGACAAgcaggtgggcagggcagggcgtTGGCTGACCAGGGTGCTCCAGTGTGGTAGTGGTGTAACCACTGGTTCTCAACTGGTGGGAGAGGGGGGCTTCCCTCCTGGGGTCAAAGATGGCTTCCCACCACCATTAGCATAAGAAAATACACTTTAGGAACATTGACCGACCTGTGTGGCTGGGGCCTGGGCTTGCTAGTTTTGGACCTAACTTTAGCTGAGTGGTCCTTGC is a window of Ictidomys tridecemlineatus isolate mIctTri1 chromosome 15, mIctTri1.hap1, whole genome shotgun sequence DNA encoding:
- the LOC101975014 gene encoding Friend virus susceptibility protein 1 isoform X1 encodes the protein MVWTYEQFLPHPHQVLPMLQVYLLAEGLPTIPSWWLLQVSCCPAFPPAVAMAERVLAPTQMGRGDRYYTYTELLAISRRFKQNPNELMITWILRVYDQGGPALSLNSGELALLGDLTHDAIFNYHCKTLRGGCKTLLTWLLQAWRQRWESFLHFEATELPFRPWTTMEEGIQLVRELGMLDWIYRELPSPLSPPEPEYAAPEDVPFTQGLQRRLLTAAPSELRLSLVSLLVKGMTVLEAVMEIQTIADVGLLWRQSQPGRAKLMLGPNPTRKDLTGWLLSHGVPRERVDKQPTKVLLELYIKEAKRSRSQPVYGLGEEQPPPPPYSDQACGEEPPILHD
- the LOC101975014 gene encoding Friend virus susceptibility protein 1 isoform X2, with protein sequence MAERVLAPTQMGRGDRYYTYTELLAISRRFKQNPNELMITWILRVYDQGGPALSLNSGELALLGDLTHDAIFNYHCKTLRGGCKTLLTWLLQAWRQRWESFLHFEATELPFRPWTTMEEGIQLVRELGMLDWIYRELPSPLSPPEPEYAAPEDVPFTQGLQRRLLTAAPSELRLSLVSLLVKGMTVLEAVMEIQTIADVGLLWRQSQPGRAKLMLGPNPTRKDLTGWLLSHGVPRERVDKQPTKVLLELYIKEAKRSRSQPVYGLGEEQPPPPPYSDQACGEEPPILHD